Below is a genomic region from Terriglobales bacterium.
TCCCCGACGCACCGCCGACCGCCTGAAGCAGATGCTCATGGTCCTGACCGTCCTGGGACTGGTGGGCAGCGCGGTCACGCTCGTCTACGGTTACGGTGCGCGCTCCTGGCGCTTCCGGCTGCAATCCGCCGACCACATCCAGATCAACGGCATCGAGAAAGTCGCGCCTGCGCAGGTGCTGGCCGTCTTCCGTCCCGACCTGGGACACCAGGTTTTCTCTGTCCCTCTGGAAGAGCGCAAGAAAGAGTTGCAGGAGATTTCCTGGGTGGAATCCGCCACGGTGATGCGGCTGCTCCCCGACCGCATCAAGGTTGACGTGCGCGAGCGTACGCCGGTTGCCTTCACACGCGTGGCATCGCGCATCGCCCTGATCGACGCTGCCGGCGTAATCCTGGAAATGCCTCCCGGCCGCGCCGAAGGATATTCGTTCCCCGTCATCCTGGGGATGACCGAGGACGAGCCCCTCTCCACCCGTGCCGCGCGCATGAAGATCTACGACGAACTGGTGAACGACCTGAACTCCGAAGGCGGCAACTATGCCAACGACCTCAGCGAAATCGACCTCAGTGATCCCGAGGACGTGAAAGTTCTGGTGGCTGATCCGGCCGGAGCGGTGCTCATCCATCTGGGCTCGGCGCACTACCTGAAGCGCTACAAGGTCTACATCGCGCATGCCGCCGAGTGGCGGCAGCAGTTCCAGAAGCTGGAGTCGGTGGACCTGCGCTATGACCGGCAGATCATCGTGAATCCGGACTCGCGCTCCTCTCCGATGAAGACGGATGACGCCGCGGCGAAGAAGCCCTCCGCCAAGACGACGAGCAAGGCCGCCCGCAGCGCGGGCAGAAAAGGAAGACGCTAGGCCCATGCCCCACCCGCAAGCCAGCCTGGTGACCGCCATCGACATGGGGAGCTCGAAGACCTGTGTGCTGGTGGCTGAAGTGGCCGAGAACGGCCTGCAGTATCGCGGTCACGGCGTTACCGAATCGCGCGGCACGCGCAAAGGCGCCATCGTGGACCTGGAGAAGGCGATCGCCGGGATCCAGCGCGCCTGCGAGCTTGCCGAGGAGGCTGCCGGAGCCTCCGTGGAACGCGCGCTGGTGGGAGTATCGGGCGTGCACATCCGCGGCATCAACAGCCGCGCCGGCGTGAGCGTGGCCACGCGGGCACGCGAGATTACGCGCGAAGATGTGCGCCAGGCGGTGGAGAAGGCGCGCGCTGTCGTGCTGCCCGACGACCGGGAGGTGCTGCACCTGCTGCCGCAAGAGTTCCTGCTCGACGAGCAGAACAGTATCCGCGACCCGCTGGGCATGCTGGGCAGCCGGCTGGAAGCCAAGGTGCACATGGTGACGGCAGCCGCGGCGGCGACCCAGACGGTGGTAAGCGCGGTGAACCGCGCCGGTGTGCAGGTGGACGACACGGTGTACGAAGCGCTGGCCTCGGCCGATGCCATCCTGCGTCCCGATGAGCGCGAACTGGGCGTGTGCCTGGCGGACATCGGCGCAGGCTCGACCGATTTGATCGTCTATCACGAAGGCTCCGTGGTGCATACCGCGGTGATTCCCATCGGCGGCGACCACTTCACCAACGACGTGGCCGTCGGTCTGCGCACGCCGCTCGGCGATGCCGAGAAGATCAAGTGTGCGTCCGGCAGCGCCCAGGTCAGCCGCGTGCCCGAGGGCAACGAGATCGAGGTGCCTTCGGTCGGCGACCGGCCTTCGCGGCTCATGCCGCAGCGTTCGCTGGCGGAGATCCTGGAACCGCGCGCGCAGGAATTGTTCGAGATGCTGCGCGACAACCTGGCGCATTCCGGCGTGCTCGAACTGTGCGGCGCCGGATTGGTGCTGACCGGAGGCGGTTCCCGCCTGCGCGGCATGGCGCAGGTGGCGGAAGAAGTGCTCAAGCGCCCGGTGCGTTCCGCGGTGCCGGCGGTGCTGGACAAGATGCCGGCGACGCTCGCGGAGCCGGAGTTCTCTACCGCGCTGGGGATGATCTTCTACGGGCATCGCGCCGTGGTGGCGCGCGGAGCCCAGCCGGAGAGTCTGCTGGGACGCCTGAAAGCGATGTTCGTAAAGAACGGCACGAATGGCAACGGAACGAACGGACACGGAAGGTGAGCAAAGAGCCTGCGCCGCTTGGGTGAGCACCGGGGGCGCGCCAGACCAGGACACAGCCTGAAGCGAGGGAGGATATGAGCGAAGGAACAGGAAACGGCGACATCCGCATCAAGTTCCACGAGGAAGCGCGCAACAAAGCCAGGCTCAAGGTGATCGGCGTGGGCGGCGGCGGCGGCAACGCCGTGAACCGCATGATCACGGCCCGCATGGAGGGCGTGGAATTCATCGTAGCCAACACCGATCAGCAGGCGCTGGAGCTTTCCAAGGCGCCGGTGAAGATCCAGCTGGGCGTCAAGCTCACCAATGGGCTGGGCGCCGGAGCGAACCCCGAAGTCGGGCGCAAGGCAGCGCTCGAGGACACGGACAAGATCATCGAGGCCTTGGAGGGCGCGGACATGGTGTTCGTTACCACCGGCCTGGGCGGCGGCACGGGCACGGGCGCCGCTCCCATCATCGCCTCCCTGGCTACGGAGATGGGCGCGCTGACGGTGGCGGTGGTGACCAAGCCGTTCGCCTTCGAGGGCAAGCGTCGCCGCCAGCAGGCGGAGCGCGGGCTGGCCGAACTGGTGGAGTCGGTGGACACGGTGTTGGTCATCCCCAACGAGAAGCTGCTGGGCGTGGCCCAGGACGCCGGCTTCTTCGAGTCCTTCCGCATCGCCGACGACATTCTGCGGCAAGGCGTGCAGGGCATCTCCGACATCATCACCATTCCCGGCATCATCAACCGCGACTTTGCCGACGTGAAGACCATCATGGCCGGCATGGGGCACGCGGTGATGGGCACGGCCACCGCCAAGGGGGAGCGGCGCGCCCTGGAAGCGGCGCAGAAGGCCATCGCTTCGCCGTTGCTGGAGGAAGGAGCCATCGACGGAGCGCGCGGCATCCTGATCAACATCACCGGCTCCAACACGCTGCGGCTGGCGGAGGTGAACGAAGCCTCCACCATCATCCAGACCGCAGCCCACGAAGAAGCCAACATCATCTTCGGCGCGGTGCAGGATGAGCAGATGAAGGACGAAGTCAAGATCACGGTGATCGCCACCGGGTTCAAGACCTCGATGCCGCAACGGCGGGAGAGCGTGGTGTCGCAAGCCGCGGCGGCATTAGCCGCCACACGCATGGCTGCGTCCTACGTCCCCGCGGCAGCGGGTCAGCGCGTGGCCACGGCAGTGGCCGCGGGCGGCGCCCGGCGCGAGACACCGGCGCTCAATGCGGTGCGCGAATCGGTGACGGCCACCGTGGAGCACGACGACCTGGACGTGCCAACCTTCATCCGGCGGAGGGGAGAGGCACGATAAAGGGCGCAGCCGGGAGGTCCATCCGCCTCGGCCTGGGCTGGTAAGGCTGCGGGGGTCAGCGGCCCAGCACGCGCGCCACGCCCTGCACGGTCTGTGCGGTGCGAGCGGCTTGCAGGCCCTTGCGCGCGGAGTCGTTCGAGGGATCGATTTCCAGCGCTTGCGAGAAGGCTGCCTCGGCGCCGGCGTAGTCGCCGCGCTGCATGCGCAAGTAGCCGTCATTCGTCAATTCCTGCGAGCTGACGGTCCGCTGCCCGCTGTTCTTCCCCTTCGGACCTCTGCCTTTGCCCTTGCCGCGGGCAGCGGCGGAGCGGGAGTTCGGCCAGGCAGAAGGCTCACTCGCCGAACGCGTCGGCGTGACTGCAGCGCGCTCGGTAGAAGATTTGGTGGCTGGGCTCGCGACGGGACTCGCCTCCGTGGTCTCAGCATAGACCCTTCCGGTAGAGCCATCGCCACCGAACACTGCGATGCCGACAGCGATCAGCAGCACCGCAAGCGCTGCGGCTAACGCTACCCGGGAGCGCCGTCCAAAGCGGCTTTTCGGTGGTAGTGGAGCGGCCGCTGCCACCGGCGACGGCGTGTCGGTTCGCGTGACGCTACCCATCAAGATGGTGCGGGTAAGCGGCGCAGACCCCGTCCTCGGGCCCAGGGACTGCAATGTCGCCTCCACCTGTTGCAGCGCAAGTGGCGGGAGGATGGCGTCCTCGACCGGCGCGGCTGGCGCCGGCTCGGCGGGTGGAGCGTCGGCCATGGCTGCAGCGGCCAGGGCCGCGGTGCTGAAGACCTGCGCGCACGGTTCGGCGGAGACCAGAATGTTCGGATCCGCCAATGCCTGCGCCATCTCTTCACCGGTCTGAAAGCGCCGCGCCGCGTCCTTTTCCAGTGCCTTCAACACCAGGTCCGACATGGCGGTGGAAATGTTCAGCCCTGGGTTGGTCAGATGTGGCGCCGTCGGTGGCGTCTGAATGTGGTGCCGCAGCAGATCGAAGGGATTCTCGGCAGTGAAAGGCACCCGCCCGGTGAGCATCTCAAACAGCACCACGCCCAGCGCATAGAGATCGGCGCGACCATCCACCTGAATGGTGCGGCTGGCGCGCGCCTGCTCCGGCGAAAGGTACTGCGGCGTGCCCAGAATGATGCCGGTCTGGGTATGCGCCGAGTCCTGGCCTGGGCTCTTGCTGAGCTTGGCAATGCCGAAATCAAGCACCTTAACCAGGTCGCTGCCGTCCGGTTGCGCGATCAGCAGGATGTTCTCCGGCTTGACGTCACGATGGATGATGCCCAACCGATGGGCGGCATCCAGAGCGAGCGCGGCCTGGCGCGCAATGCCGGCGGCGCGTTCCACGGAGAGCCATCCCTTGCTCTGCAGGAGTTGCCGCAGGGATTGTCCCTCGACCAGTTCCATGACGATGAAGGGGCGCCCGTCCTCGGTGGTATCGAAATCATCTAGGCGGACGGCATTGGGATGGCGCAGCTTGCGCGTGATCACCGCTTCGGTGCGGAAGCGATCCACGAACTGTGGTTCCGCGAGCAGCTTGCTGCTTACCACCTTGAGCGCGACGTCCTCCTGCAGGTGCACGTGACGGACGCGATAGACGGTGGCCATGCCGCCGGTGCCGATCTTTTCCAGCACCTCGTACTTGCCGCGCAGCACCATACCCGGAGTGAGCTCCGCCGCGTCCCGCAAAGCGTTCTGGTCCTTGGGGCAGATGGTGAACTCGGTCGGATATGTCGTACGGCAGCTCTCGCAATACTTCATGGCAGTGTCCATCATAGGATCAGGTGGTGAGCCAGGAGCAGGTCTCATAAGTGAGGGGCGTATACCTGCCCTAAGGTCACGGCGGCGGAGCGAGAGCCAGTTGTCAGCGAGCAGAGACCCCGTCACCAACCGAGTTACGGGGGCGAACTCGCCCCGAGGTGATGCTTTAATCCATTGATTACAGACGGTTTGCCGCAATCCATGCGCGAAGGTACACCACCATTTGGGTATTGAAACCGGAGTGCAAATCCCTTACTATCACGCCATTGATACTCCGTGTGGGCCGGCGGAAGCCGGATACCACGCGGCTAATTTTTTCGGACTCCACGTGACCAGAAAGCTCCCCATTCGAGCGACCCTTATCTCGACTGCACTGCTAGTGTGGCTACTTTCCGACCTTGCCGGCGCAGCCACCGCCAGCCAGACGACAAGCCAAACCGCCAAAACGAAATCAGGTTCCACGCAAGCCAAGAGCGGTTCCAAGAAGTCCACAACTCGGAAGACCGCGACGAAGAAGCGGCGCTACCGTCGCTATGAACGCTTTTACACCAGCTCCTACGCGGACGACGTGACTGCGGGGGACGAAATCGAGGGCGAAGACCCGGTGGTGCGTGAGGCCGCGCTGGAAGCTCTGGGTCGCATGAACGGCACAGTGGTCGTGATTGACTCGTTCACGGGGCGCATCCTGACCCTGGTGAACCAGAAGTTGGCGCTTTCCGAGGGCGCGCAGCCTTGCTCCACCTTCAAGGTGGCGGTGGCGCTGGCGGCGCTGAATGATGCCGTGGTGACGCGCGAGGAGGAAGTGGTGCTGGGATTCACCCGGCGCCGGCGCCGGGTTCCGCGCCGGCCCATCACCATGAATCTGACCAAGGCCACGGCGGAGTCGAACAACGGGTACTTCCAGGTGCTGGGCCGCAGACTGGGGTTCGAACGGGTGAGCCGCTACGCGCACGAGTTCGGGATGGGCGAGCTGGCGGGCTGGGGGATC
It encodes:
- a CDS encoding FtsQ-type POTRA domain-containing protein, encoding MDDSGEDDFPRELDIDAAEESPFLRAEKRIPVRRGPIPRRTADRLKQMLMVLTVLGLVGSAVTLVYGYGARSWRFRLQSADHIQINGIEKVAPAQVLAVFRPDLGHQVFSVPLEERKKELQEISWVESATVMRLLPDRIKVDVRERTPVAFTRVASRIALIDAAGVILEMPPGRAEGYSFPVILGMTEDEPLSTRAARMKIYDELVNDLNSEGGNYANDLSEIDLSDPEDVKVLVADPAGAVLIHLGSAHYLKRYKVYIAHAAEWRQQFQKLESVDLRYDRQIIVNPDSRSSPMKTDDAAAKKPSAKTTSKAARSAGRKGRR
- the ftsA gene encoding cell division protein FtsA, encoding MPHPQASLVTAIDMGSSKTCVLVAEVAENGLQYRGHGVTESRGTRKGAIVDLEKAIAGIQRACELAEEAAGASVERALVGVSGVHIRGINSRAGVSVATRAREITREDVRQAVEKARAVVLPDDREVLHLLPQEFLLDEQNSIRDPLGMLGSRLEAKVHMVTAAAAATQTVVSAVNRAGVQVDDTVYEALASADAILRPDERELGVCLADIGAGSTDLIVYHEGSVVHTAVIPIGGDHFTNDVAVGLRTPLGDAEKIKCASGSAQVSRVPEGNEIEVPSVGDRPSRLMPQRSLAEILEPRAQELFEMLRDNLAHSGVLELCGAGLVLTGGGSRLRGMAQVAEEVLKRPVRSAVPAVLDKMPATLAEPEFSTALGMIFYGHRAVVARGAQPESLLGRLKAMFVKNGTNGNGTNGHGR
- the ftsZ gene encoding cell division protein FtsZ gives rise to the protein MSEGTGNGDIRIKFHEEARNKARLKVIGVGGGGGNAVNRMITARMEGVEFIVANTDQQALELSKAPVKIQLGVKLTNGLGAGANPEVGRKAALEDTDKIIEALEGADMVFVTTGLGGGTGTGAAPIIASLATEMGALTVAVVTKPFAFEGKRRRQQAERGLAELVESVDTVLVIPNEKLLGVAQDAGFFESFRIADDILRQGVQGISDIITIPGIINRDFADVKTIMAGMGHAVMGTATAKGERRALEAAQKAIASPLLEEGAIDGARGILINITGSNTLRLAEVNEASTIIQTAAHEEANIIFGAVQDEQMKDEVKITVIATGFKTSMPQRRESVVSQAAAALAATRMAASYVPAAAGQRVATAVAAGGARRETPALNAVRESVTATVEHDDLDVPTFIRRRGEAR
- a CDS encoding protein kinase, which codes for MMDTAMKYCESCRTTYPTEFTICPKDQNALRDAAELTPGMVLRGKYEVLEKIGTGGMATVYRVRHVHLQEDVALKVVSSKLLAEPQFVDRFRTEAVITRKLRHPNAVRLDDFDTTEDGRPFIVMELVEGQSLRQLLQSKGWLSVERAAGIARQAALALDAAHRLGIIHRDVKPENILLIAQPDGSDLVKVLDFGIAKLSKSPGQDSAHTQTGIILGTPQYLSPEQARASRTIQVDGRADLYALGVVLFEMLTGRVPFTAENPFDLLRHHIQTPPTAPHLTNPGLNISTAMSDLVLKALEKDAARRFQTGEEMAQALADPNILVSAEPCAQVFSTAALAAAAMADAPPAEPAPAAPVEDAILPPLALQQVEATLQSLGPRTGSAPLTRTILMGSVTRTDTPSPVAAAAPLPPKSRFGRRSRVALAAALAVLLIAVGIAVFGGDGSTGRVYAETTEASPVASPATKSSTERAAVTPTRSASEPSAWPNSRSAAARGKGKGRGPKGKNSGQRTVSSQELTNDGYLRMQRGDYAGAEAAFSQALEIDPSNDSARKGLQAARTAQTVQGVARVLGR
- a CDS encoding penicillin-binding transpeptidase domain-containing protein — translated: MWLLSDLAGAATASQTTSQTAKTKSGSTQAKSGSKKSTTRKTATKKRRYRRYERFYTSSYADDVTAGDEIEGEDPVVREAALEALGRMNGTVVVIDSFTGRILTLVNQKLALSEGAQPCSTFKVAVALAALNDAVVTREEEVVLGFTRRRRRVPRRPITMNLTKATAESNNGYFQVLGRRLGFERVSRYAHEFGMGELAGWGIEGEHPGTFPETEPAAGVGLLCSHGEGIRMTPLQLGAFMAAIANGGTLYYLQHPTTTEELTSFQPRIKRELNIGSLIPEVSEGMVGAVEYGSARSLRYNFWEETVAGKTGTCSHNGTRFGWFASWTPTERGPLVTVVFLQGGRPTFGPRAAEITGRFYRNLYDRNYFAGRATAQTQGASEETGGSGTSH